One Microbacterium sp. zg-B96 genomic region harbors:
- a CDS encoding class I SAM-dependent methyltransferase, which produces MDLAELTALLTPDGLRLLDATGGIRTTSDAAAAVSRLRAAGHSPDLVSAVVGQARLRVKAQAKFGDFADRMLFTRAGLEQATRLSVAARHAGRYRDAGFARVADLGCGIGGDALGLAALGIEVDAVDADEVTAAIAAYNLAPFGEQVHVHHGTAEAFDTSTVDAVWLDPARRTAGHTETTRVGAGEWSPPLDWVFDLATRLPAGIKLGPAFDRTELPEHAEAQWISVDGATIELVVWTGALARDGIRRAALVTRGQTTHELTAASDAADEPVRELGAFVHEPDGAVIRARLIGDAARQLEAGMLAPGIAYLTGDAAVTSPFVSTFRVRERLPSDVKALAKALRERDIGTLEIKKRGVDVDPAVLRTKLKLKGAASATLLMTRVGSKRLTLLADRVS; this is translated from the coding sequence ATGGATCTGGCCGAGCTGACCGCGCTGCTCACTCCCGACGGGCTGCGGCTGCTGGACGCGACCGGCGGCATCCGCACGACCTCCGATGCCGCCGCTGCGGTGTCCCGGCTGCGCGCGGCCGGTCACTCCCCCGACCTCGTGTCGGCGGTGGTCGGGCAGGCGCGGCTGCGTGTGAAGGCGCAGGCGAAGTTCGGTGACTTCGCCGACCGGATGCTGTTCACCCGCGCGGGCCTGGAGCAGGCCACCCGCCTGTCTGTGGCGGCGCGACATGCTGGCCGGTATCGCGATGCCGGTTTCGCGCGGGTCGCCGATCTCGGCTGCGGGATCGGCGGCGACGCCCTGGGGCTGGCGGCCCTGGGGATCGAGGTCGACGCCGTGGACGCCGACGAGGTCACCGCCGCGATCGCCGCCTACAACCTGGCCCCGTTCGGTGAGCAGGTGCACGTGCACCACGGCACCGCCGAGGCGTTCGACACCTCGACGGTCGACGCGGTCTGGCTCGACCCCGCACGGCGCACGGCAGGGCACACCGAGACCACCCGGGTCGGCGCCGGCGAGTGGTCACCGCCGCTGGACTGGGTCTTCGACCTCGCCACGCGCCTGCCCGCCGGCATCAAGCTGGGCCCGGCCTTTGACCGCACCGAACTACCCGAGCACGCCGAAGCGCAGTGGATCAGCGTCGACGGCGCCACGATCGAGCTTGTGGTGTGGACCGGCGCCCTCGCCCGCGACGGCATCCGCCGTGCTGCCCTGGTCACCCGAGGACAGACCACCCACGAGCTGACGGCGGCATCGGATGCCGCCGACGAGCCTGTGCGCGAGCTCGGCGCGTTCGTGCACGAGCCCGACGGTGCGGTGATCCGCGCACGCCTCATCGGCGACGCCGCCCGGCAGCTGGAGGCGGGCATGCTGGCCCCCGGCATCGCCTACCTCACCGGCGACGCCGCCGTGACGAGCCCGTTCGTGTCGACCTTCCGGGTGCGCGAACGCCTGCCGTCGGATGTGAAGGCGCTCGCCAAGGCGCTGCGCGAACGCGACATCGGGACGCTGGAGATCAAGAAGCGCGGCGTGGACGTGGACCCTGCGGTGCTGCGCACCAAGCTGAAACTGAAGGGCGCGGCATCCGCCACGCTGCTGATGACCCGCGTGGGCAGCAAGCGCCTGACGCTGCTGGCCGACCGGGTGAGCTGA